One genomic region from Brienomyrus brachyistius isolate T26 unplaced genomic scaffold, BBRACH_0.4 scaffold62, whole genome shotgun sequence encodes:
- the LOC125725172 gene encoding tetra-peptide repeat homeobox protein 1-like isoform X5, with amino-acid sequence MSAPARLPAPRPIRPHFRAWPSPGTTSHPAAFPRLAVSRHHVPSGRISAPGRLPAPRPIRPHFRTWPSPGTTCHPAAFPRLAVSRHHVPSGRISAPGRLPAPRPIRPHFRAWPSPGTTSHPAAFPRLAVSRHHVPSGRISAPGRLPAPHPIRPHVRTWPSPGTTSHPAACPHLAVSRHHIPSGRISTPGRLPAPHPIRPHVRTWPSPGTTSHHTLTGPCSGTTEVSNEGVVLPACSDHWLGCDGAP; translated from the exons ATGTCCGCACCTGCCCGTCTCCCGGCACCACGTCCCATCCGGCCGCATTTCCGCGCCTGGCCGTCTCCCGGCACCACGTCCCATCCGGCCGCATTTCCGCGCCTGGCCGTCTCCCGGCACCACGTCCCATCCGGCCGCATTTCCGCGCCTGGCCGTCTCCCGGCACCACGTCCCATCCGGCCGCATTTCCGCAC CTGGCCGTCTCCCGGCACCACGTGCCATCCGGCCGCATTTCCGCGCCTGGCCGTCTCCCGGCACCACGTCCCATCCGGCCGCATTTCCGCGCCTGGCCGTCTCCCGGCACCACGTCCCATCCGGCCGCATTTCCGCGCCTGGCCGTCTCCCGGCACCACGTCCCATCCGGCCGCATTTCCGCGCCTGGCCGTCTCCCGGCACCACGTCCCATCCGGCCGCATTTCCGCGCCTGGCCGTCTCCCGGCACCACATCCCATCCGGCCGCATGTCCGCAC CTGGCCGTCTCCCGGCACCACATCCCATCCGGCCGCATGTCCGCACCTGGCCGTCTCCCGGCACCACATCCCATCTGGCCGCATTTCCACACCTGGCCGTCTCCCGGCACCACATCCCATCCGGCCGCATGTCCGCACCTGGCCGTCTCCCGGCACCACATCCCATCACACGCTTACTGGTCCGTGTTCCGGAACCACTGAAGTATCCAATGAGGGTGTAGTATTGCCGGCGTGTTCAGATCACTGGCTCGGATGCGACGGCGCCCCCTGA
- the LOC125725172 gene encoding tetra-peptide repeat homeobox protein 1-like isoform X10, translating to MSAPARLPAPRPIRPHFRAWPSPGTTSHPAAFPRLAVSRHHVPSGRISAPGRLPAPRPIRPHFRTWPSPGTTCHPAAFPRLAVSRHHVPSGRISAPGRLPAPRPIRPHFRAWPSPGTTSHPAAFPRLAVSRHHVPSGRISAPGRLPAPHPIRPHVRTWPSPGTTSHLAACPHLAVSRHHIPSGRISTPGRLPAPHPIRPHVRTWPSPGTTSHHTLTGPCSGTTEVSNEGVVLPACSDHWLGCDGAP from the exons ATGTCCGCACCTGCCCGTCTCCCGGCACCACGTCCCATCCGGCCGCATTTCCGCGCCTGGCCGTCTCCCGGCACCACGTCCCATCCGGCCGCATTTCCGCGCCTGGCCGTCTCCCGGCACCACGTCCCATCCGGCCGCATTTCCGCGCCTGGCCGTCTCCCGGCACCACGTCCCATCCGGCCGCATTTCCGCAC CTGGCCGTCTCCCGGCACCACGTGCCATCCGGCCGCATTTCCGCGCCTGGCCGTCTCCCGGCACCACGTCCCATCCGGCCGCATTTCCGCGCCTGGCCGTCTCCCGGCACCACGTCCCATCCGGCCGCATTTCCGCGCCTGGCCGTCTCCCGGCACCACGTCCCATCCGGCCGCATTTCCGCGCCTGGCCGTCTCCCGGCACCACGTCCCATCCGGCCGCATTTCCGCGCCTGGCCGTCTCCCGGCACCACATCCCATCCGGCCGCATGTCCGCACCTGGCCGTCTCCCGGCACCACATCCCATCTGGCCGCATGTCCGCAC CTGGCCGTCTCCCGGCACCACATCCCATCTGGCCGCATTTCCACACCTGGCCGTCTCCCGGCACCACATCCCATCCGGCCGCATGTCCGCACCTGGCCGTCTCCCGGCACCACATCCCATCACACGCTTACTGGTCCGTGTTCCGGAACCACTGAAGTATCCAATGAGGGTGTAGTATTGCCGGCGTGTTCAGATCACTGGCTCGGATGCGACGGCGCCCCCTGA
- the LOC125725172 gene encoding soluble scavenger receptor cysteine-rich domain-containing protein SSC5D-like isoform X11 → MSAPARLPAPRPIRPHVRTCPSPGTTSHPAAFPRLAVSRHHVPSGRISAPGRLLAPHPIRPHFRTWPSPGTTCHPAAFPRLAVSRHHVPSGRISAPGRLPAPRPIRPHFRAWPSPGTTSHPAAFPRLAVSRHHVPSGRISAPGRLPAPHPIRPHVRTWPSPGTTSHPAACPHLAVSRHHIPSGRISTPGRLPAPHPIRPHVRTWPSPGTTSHHTLTGPCSGTTEVSNEGVVLPACSDHWLGCDGAP, encoded by the exons ATGTCCGCACCTGCCCGTCTCCCGGCACCACGTCCCATCCGGCCGCATGTCCGCACCTGCCCGTCTCCCGGCACCACGTCCCATCCGGCCGCATTTCCGCGCCTGGCCGTCTCCCGGCACCACGTCCCATCCGGCCGCATTTCCGCGC CTGGCCGTCTCCTGGCACCACATCCCATCCGGCCGCATTTCCGCACCTGGCCGTCTCCCGGCACCACGTGCCATCCGGCCGCATTTCCGCGCCTGGCCGTCTCCCGGCACCACGTCCCATCCGGCCGCATTTCCGCGCCTGGCCGTCTCCCGGCACCACGTCCCATCCGGCCGCATTTCCGCGCCTGGCCGTCTCCCGGCACCACGTCCCATCCGGCCGCATTTCCGCGCCTGGCCGTCTCCCGGCACCACGTCCCATCCGGCCGCATTTCCGCGCCTGGCCGTCTCCCGGCACCACATCCCATCCGGCCGCATGTCCGCAC CTGGCCGTCTCCCGGCACCACATCCCATCCGGCCGCATGTCCGCACCTGGCCGTCTCCCGGCACCACATCCCATCTGGCCGCATTTCCACACCTGGCCGTCTCCCGGCACCACATCCCATCCGGCCGCATGTCCGCACCTGGCCGTCTCCCGGCACCACATCCCATCACACGCTTACTGGTCCGTGTTCCGGAACCACTGAAGTATCCAATGAGGGTGTAGTATTGCCGGCGTGTTCAGATCACTGGCTCGGATGCGACGGCGCCCCCTGA
- the LOC125725172 gene encoding tetra-peptide repeat homeobox protein 1-like isoform X7 → MSAPARLPAPRPIRPHVRTCPSPGTTSHPAAFPRLAVSRHHVPSGRISAPGRLPAPRPIRPHFRAWPSPGTTSHPAAFPHLAVSWHHIPSGRISAPGRLPAPRAIRPHFRAWPSPGTTSHPAAFPRLAVSRHHVPSGRISAPGRLPAPRPIRPHFRAWPSPGTTSHPAAFPRLAVSRHHIPSGRISTPGRLPAPHPIRPHVRTWPSPGTTSHHTLTGPCSGTTEVSNEGVVLPACSDHWLGCDGAP, encoded by the exons ATGTCCGCACCTGCCCGTCTCCCGGCACCACGTCCCATCCGGCCGCATGTCCGCACCTGCCCGTCTCCCGGCACCACGTCCCATCCGGCCGCATTTCCGCGCCTGGCCGTCTCCCGGCACCACGTCCCATCCGGCCGCATTTCCGCGCCTGGCCGTCTCCCGGCACCACGTCCCATCCGGCCGCATTTCCGCGCCTGGCCGTCTCCCGGCACCACGTCCCATCCGGCCGCATTTCCGCACCTGGCCGTCTCCTGGCACCACATCCCATCCGGCCGCATTTCCGCACCTGGCCGTCTCCCGGCACCACGTGCCATCCGGCCGCATTTCCGCGCCTGGCCGTCTCCCGGCACCACGTCCCATCCGGCCGCATTTCCGCGCCTGGCCGTCTCCCGGCACCACGTCCCATCCGGCCGCATTTCCGCGCCTGGCCGTCTCCCGGCACCACGTCCCATCCGGCCGCATTTCCGCGCCTGGCCGTCTCCCGGCACCACGTCCCATCCGGCCGCATTTCCGCGC CTGGCCGTCTCCCGGCACCACATCCCATCTGGCCGCATTTCCACACCTGGCCGTCTCCCGGCACCACATCCCATCCGGCCGCATGTCCGCACCTGGCCGTCTCCCGGCACCACATCCCATCACACGCTTACTGGTCCGTGTTCCGGAACCACTGAAGTATCCAATGAGGGTGTAGTATTGCCGGCGTGTTCAGATCACTGGCTCGGATGCGACGGCGCCCCCTGA
- the LOC125725172 gene encoding tetra-peptide repeat homeobox protein 1-like isoform X4 — protein sequence MSAPARLPAPRPIRPHVRTWPSPGTTSHPAAFPHLAVSWHHIPSGRISAPGRLPAPRAIRPHFRAWPSPGTTSHPAAFPRLAVSRHHVPSGRISAPGRLPAPRPIRPHFRAWPSPGTTSHPAAFPRLAVSRHHIPSGRMSAPGRLPAPHPIWPHVRTWPSPGTTSHPAACPHLAVSRHHIPSGRISTPGRLPAPHPIRPHVRTWPSPGTTSHHTLTGPCSGTTEVSNEGVVLPACSDHWLGCDGAP from the exons ATGTCCGCACCTGCCCGTCTCCCGGCACCACGTCCCATCCGGCCGCATGTCCGCAC CTGGCCGTCTCCCGGCACCACGTCCCATCCGGCCGCATTTCCGCACCTGGCCGTCTCCTGGCACCACATCCCATCCGGCCGCATTTCCGCACCTGGCCGTCTCCCGGCACCACGTGCCATCCGGCCGCATTTCCGCGCCTGGCCGTCTCCCGGCACCACGTCCCATCCGGCCGCATTTCCGCGCCTGGCCGTCTCCCGGCACCACGTCCCATCCGGCCGCATTTCCGCGCCTGGCCGTCTCCCGGCACCACGTCCCATCCGGCCGCATTTCCGCGCCTGGCCGTCTCCCGGCACCACGTCCCATCCGGCCGCATTTCCGCGCCTGGCCGTCTCCCGGCACCACATCCCATCCGGCCGCATGTCCGCACCTGGCCGTCTCCCGGCACCACATCCCATCTGGCCGCATGTCCGCACCTGGCCGTCTCCCGGCACCACATCCCATCCGGCCGCATGTCCGCACCTGGCCGTCTCCCGGCACCACATCCCATCTGGCCGCATTTCCACACCTGGCCGTCTCCCGGCACCACATCCCATCCGGCCGCATGTCCGCACCTGGCCGTCTCCCGGCACCACATCCCATCACACGCTTACTGGTCCGTGTTCCGGAACCACTGAAGTATCCAATGAGGGTGTAGTATTGCCGGCGTGTTCAGATCACTGGCTCGGATGCGACGGCGCCCCCTGA
- the LOC125725172 gene encoding tetra-peptide repeat homeobox protein 1-like isoform X8: protein MSAPARLPAPRPIRPHFRAWPSPGTTSHPAAFPRLAVSRHHVPSGRISAPGRLPAPRPIRPHFRTWPSPGTTCHPAAFPRLAVSRHHVPSGRISAPGRLPAPRPIRPHFRAWPSPGTTSHPAAFPRLAVSRHHVPSGRISAPGRLPAPHPIRPHVRTWPSPGTTSHLAACPHLAVSRHHIPSGRMSAPGRLPAPHPIRPHVRTWPSPGTTSHHTLTGPCSGTTEVSNEGVVLPACSDHWLGCDGAP from the exons ATGTCCGCACCTGCCCGTCTCCCGGCACCACGTCCCATCCGGCCGCATTTCCGCGCCTGGCCGTCTCCCGGCACCACGTCCCATCCGGCCGCATTTCCGCGCCTGGCCGTCTCCCGGCACCACGTCCCATCCGGCCGCATTTCCGCGCCTGGCCGTCTCCCGGCACCACGTCCCATCCGGCCGCATTTCCGCAC CTGGCCGTCTCCCGGCACCACGTGCCATCCGGCCGCATTTCCGCGCCTGGCCGTCTCCCGGCACCACGTCCCATCCGGCCGCATTTCCGCGCCTGGCCGTCTCCCGGCACCACGTCCCATCCGGCCGCATTTCCGCGCCTGGCCGTCTCCCGGCACCACGTCCCATCCGGCCGCATTTCCGCGCCTGGCCGTCTCCCGGCACCACGTCCCATCCGGCCGCATTTCCGCGCCTGGCCGTCTCCCGGCACCACATCCCATCCGGCCGCATGTCCGCACCTGGCCGTCTCCCGGCACCACATCCCATCTGGCCGCATGTCCGCACCTGGCCGTCTCCCGGCACCACATCCCATCCGGCCGCATGTCCGCAC CTGGCCGTCTCCCGGCACCACATCCCATCCGGCCGCATGTCCGCACCTGGCCGTCTCCCGGCACCACATCCCATCACACGCTTACTGGTCCGTGTTCCGGAACCACTGAAGTATCCAATGAGGGTGTAGTATTGCCGGCGTGTTCAGATCACTGGCTCGGATGCGACGGCGCCCCCTGA
- the LOC125725172 gene encoding tetra-peptide repeat homeobox protein 1-like isoform X9 → MSAPARLPAPRPIRPHVRTCPSPGTTSHPAAFPRLAVSRHHVPSGRISAPGRLPAPRPIRPHFRAWPSPGTTSHPAAFPHLAVSWHHIPSGRISAPGRLPAPRAIRPHFRAWPSPGTTSHPAAFPRLAVSRHHVPSGRISAPGRLPAPRPIRPHFRAWPSPGTTSHPAAFPRLAVSRHHIPSGRMSAPGRLPAPHPIRPHVRTWPSPGTTSHHTLTGPCSGTTEVSNEGVVLPACSDHWLGCDGAP, encoded by the exons ATGTCCGCACCTGCCCGTCTCCCGGCACCACGTCCCATCCGGCCGCATGTCCGCACCTGCCCGTCTCCCGGCACCACGTCCCATCCGGCCGCATTTCCGCGCCTGGCCGTCTCCCGGCACCACGTCCCATCCGGCCGCATTTCCGCGCCTGGCCGTCTCCCGGCACCACGTCCCATCCGGCCGCATTTCCGCGCCTGGCCGTCTCCCGGCACCACGTCCCATCCGGCCGCATTTCCGCACCTGGCCGTCTCCTGGCACCACATCCCATCCGGCCGCATTTCCGCACCTGGCCGTCTCCCGGCACCACGTGCCATCCGGCCGCATTTCCGCGCCTGGCCGTCTCCCGGCACCACGTCCCATCCGGCCGCATTTCCGCGCCTGGCCGTCTCCCGGCACCACGTCCCATCCGGCCGCATTTCCGCGCCTGGCCGTCTCCCGGCACCACGTCCCATCCGGCCGCATTTCCGCGCCTGGCCGTCTCCCGGCACCACGTCCCATCCGGCCGCATTTCCGCGCCTGGCCGTCTCCCGGCACCACATCCCATCCGGCCGCATGTCCGCAC CTGGCCGTCTCCCGGCACCACATCCCATCCGGCCGCATGTCCGCACCTGGCCGTCTCCCGGCACCACATCCCATCACACGCTTACTGGTCCGTGTTCCGGAACCACTGAAGTATCCAATGAGGGTGTAGTATTGCCGGCGTGTTCAGATCACTGGCTCGGATGCGACGGCGCCCCCTGA
- the LOC125725172 gene encoding tetra-peptide repeat homeobox protein 1-like isoform X6 — MSAPARLPAPRPIRPHVRTCPSPGTTSHPAAFPRLAVSRHHVPSGRISAPGRLPAPRPIRPHFRAWPSPGTTSHPAAFPHLAVSWHHIPSGRISAPGRLPAPRAIRPHFRAWPSPGTTSHPAAFPRLAVSRHHVPSGRISAPGRLPAPRPIRPHFRAWPSPGTTSHPAACPHLAVSRHHIPSGRISTPGRLPAPHPIRPHVRTWPSPGTTSHHTLTGPCSGTTEVSNEGVVLPACSDHWLGCDGAP, encoded by the exons ATGTCCGCACCTGCCCGTCTCCCGGCACCACGTCCCATCCGGCCGCATGTCCGCACCTGCCCGTCTCCCGGCACCACGTCCCATCCGGCCGCATTTCCGCGCCTGGCCGTCTCCCGGCACCACGTCCCATCCGGCCGCATTTCCGCGCCTGGCCGTCTCCCGGCACCACGTCCCATCCGGCCGCATTTCCGCGCCTGGCCGTCTCCCGGCACCACGTCCCATCCGGCCGCATTTCCGCACCTGGCCGTCTCCTGGCACCACATCCCATCCGGCCGCATTTCCGCACCTGGCCGTCTCCCGGCACCACGTGCCATCCGGCCGCATTTCCGCGCCTGGCCGTCTCCCGGCACCACGTCCCATCCGGCCGCATTTCCGCGCCTGGCCGTCTCCCGGCACCACGTCCCATCCGGCCGCATTTCCGCGCCTGGCCGTCTCCCGGCACCACGTCCCATCCGGCCGCATTTCCGCGC CTGGCCGTCTCCCGGCACCACATCCCATCCGGCCGCATGTCCGCACCTGGCCGTCTCCCGGCACCACATCCCATCTGGCCGCATTTCCACACCTGGCCGTCTCCCGGCACCACATCCCATCCGGCCGCATGTCCGCACCTGGCCGTCTCCCGGCACCACATCCCATCACACGCTTACTGGTCCGTGTTCCGGAACCACTGAAGTATCCAATGAGGGTGTAGTATTGCCGGCGTGTTCAGATCACTGGCTCGGATGCGACGGCGCCCCCTGA
- the LOC125725172 gene encoding tetra-peptide repeat homeobox protein 1-like isoform X3 — MSAPARLPAPRPIRPHVRTCPSPGTTSHPAAFPRLAVSRHHVPSGRISAPGRLPAPRPIRPHFRAWPSPGTTSHPAAFPHLAVSWHHIPSGRISAPGRLPAPRAIRPHFRAWPSPGTTSHPAAFPRLAVSRHHVPSGRISAPGRLPAPRPIRPHFRAWPSPGTTSHPAAFPRLAVSRHHIPSGRMSAPGRLPAPHPIWPHVRTWPSPGTTSHLAAFPHLAVSRHHIPSGRMSAPGRLPAPHPITRLLVRVPEPLKYPMRV, encoded by the exons ATGTCCGCACCTGCCCGTCTCCCGGCACCACGTCCCATCCGGCCGCATGTCCGCACCTGCCCGTCTCCCGGCACCACGTCCCATCCGGCCGCATTTCCGCGCCTGGCCGTCTCCCGGCACCACGTCCCATCCGGCCGCATTTCCGCGCCTGGCCGTCTCCCGGCACCACGTCCCATCCGGCCGCATTTCCGCGCCTGGCCGTCTCCCGGCACCACGTCCCATCCGGCCGCATTTCCGCACCTGGCCGTCTCCTGGCACCACATCCCATCCGGCCGCATTTCCGCACCTGGCCGTCTCCCGGCACCACGTGCCATCCGGCCGCATTTCCGCGCCTGGCCGTCTCCCGGCACCACGTCCCATCCGGCCGCATTTCCGCGCCTGGCCGTCTCCCGGCACCACGTCCCATCCGGCCGCATTTCCGCGCCTGGCCGTCTCCCGGCACCACGTCCCATCCGGCCGCATTTCCGCGCCTGGCCGTCTCCCGGCACCACGTCCCATCCGGCCGCATTTCCGCGCCTGGCCGTCTCCCGGCACCACATCCCATCCGGCCGCATGTCCGCACCTGGCCGTCTCCCGGCACCACATCCCATCTGGCCGCATGTCCGCAC CTGGCCGTCTCCCGGCACCACATCCCATCTGGCCGCATTTCCACACCTGGCCGTCTCCCGGCACCACATCCCATCCGGCCGCATGTCCGCACCTGGCCGTCTCCCGGCACCACATCCCATCACACGCTTACTGGTCCGTGTTCCGGAACCACTGAAGTATCCAATGAGGGTGTAG
- the LOC125725172 gene encoding tetra-peptide repeat homeobox protein 1-like isoform X1 — protein MSAPARLPAPRPIRPHVRTCPSPGTTSHPAAFPRLAVSRHHVPSGRISAPGRLPAPRPIRPHFRAWPSPGTTSHPAAFPHLAVSRHHVPSGRISAPGRLPAPRPIRPHFRAWPSPGTTSHPAAFPRLAVSRHHVPSGRISAPGRLPAPRPIRPHFRAWPSPGTTSHPAACPHLAVSRHHIPSGRMSAPGRLPAPHPIRPHVRTWPSPGTTSHLAAFPHLAVSRHHIPSGRMSAPGRLPAPHPITRLLVRVPEPLKYPMRV, from the exons ATGTCCGCACCTGCCCGTCTCCCGGCACCACGTCCCATCCGGCCGCATGTCCGCACCTGCCCGTCTCCCGGCACCACGTCCCATCCGGCCGCATTTCCGCGCCTGGCCGTCTCCCGGCACCACGTCCCATCCGGCCGCATTTCCGCGCCTGGCCGTCTCCCGGCACCACGTCCCATCCGGCCGCATTTCCGCGCCTGGCCGTCTCCCGGCACCACGTCCCATCCGGCCGCATTTCCGCAC CTGGCCGTCTCCCGGCACCACGTGCCATCCGGCCGCATTTCCGCGCCTGGCCGTCTCCCGGCACCACGTCCCATCCGGCCGCATTTCCGCGCCTGGCCGTCTCCCGGCACCACGTCCCATCCGGCCGCATTTCCGCGCCTGGCCGTCTCCCGGCACCACGTCCCATCCGGCCGCATTTCCGCGCCTGGCCGTCTCCCGGCACCACGTCCCATCCGGCCGCATTTCCGCGCCTGGCCGTCTCCCGGCACCACATCCCATCCGGCCGCATGTCCGCACCTGGCCGTCTCCCGGCACCACATCCCATCTGGCCGCATGTCCGCACCTGGCCGTCTCCCGGCACCACATCCCATCCGGCCGCATGTCCGCACCTGGCCGTCTCCCGGCACCACATCCCATCTGGCCGCATTTCCACACCTGGCCGTCTCCCGGCACCACATCCCATCCGGCCGCATGTCCGCACCTGGCCGTCTCCCGGCACCACATCCCATCACACGCTTACTGGTCCGTGTTCCGGAACCACTGAAGTATCCAATGAGGGTGTAG
- the LOC125725172 gene encoding tetra-peptide repeat homeobox protein 1-like isoform X2 — translation MSAPARLPAPRPIRPHVRTCPSPGTTSHPAAFPRLAVSRHHVPSGRISAPGRLPAPRPIRPHFRAWPSPGTTSHPAAFPHLAVSWHHIPSGRISAPGRLPAPRAIRPHFRAWPSPGTTSHPAAFPRLAVSRHHVPSGRISAPGRLPAPRPIRPHFRAWPSPGTTSHPAAFPRLAVSRHHIPSGRMSAPGRLPAPHPIRPHVRTWPSPGTTSHLAAFPHLAVSRHHIPSGRMSAPGRLPAPHPITRLLVRVPEPLKYPMRV, via the exons ATGTCCGCACCTGCCCGTCTCCCGGCACCACGTCCCATCCGGCCGCATGTCCGCACCTGCCCGTCTCCCGGCACCACGTCCCATCCGGCCGCATTTCCGCGCCTGGCCGTCTCCCGGCACCACGTCCCATCCGGCCGCATTTCCGCGCCTGGCCGTCTCCCGGCACCACGTCCCATCCGGCCGCATTTCCGCGCCTGGCCGTCTCCCGGCACCACGTCCCATCCGGCCGCATTTCCGCACCTGGCCGTCTCCTGGCACCACATCCCATCCGGCCGCATTTCCGCACCTGGCCGTCTCCCGGCACCACGTGCCATCCGGCCGCATTTCCGCGCCTGGCCGTCTCCCGGCACCACGTCCCATCCGGCCGCATTTCCGCGCCTGGCCGTCTCCCGGCACCACGTCCCATCCGGCCGCATTTCCGCGCCTGGCCGTCTCCCGGCACCACGTCCCATCCGGCCGCATTTCCGCGCCTGGCCGTCTCCCGGCACCACGTCCCATCCGGCCGCATTTCCGCGCCTGGCCGTCTCCCGGCACCACATCCCATCCGGCCGCATGTCCGCAC CTGGCCGTCTCCCGGCACCACATCCCATCCGGCCGCATGTCCGCACCTGGCCGTCTCCCGGCACCACATCCCATCTGGCCGCATTTCCACACCTGGCCGTCTCCCGGCACCACATCCCATCCGGCCGCATGTCCGCACCTGGCCGTCTCCCGGCACCACATCCCATCACACGCTTACTGGTCCGTGTTCCGGAACCACTGAAGTATCCAATGAGGGTGTAG
- the LOC125725172 gene encoding tetra-peptide repeat homeobox protein 1-like isoform X12 yields MSAPARLPAPRPIRPHVRTCPSPGTTSHPAAFPRLAVSRHHVPSGRISAPGRLPAPRPIRPHFRAWPSPGTTSHPAAFPHLAVSWHHIPSGRISAPGRLPAPRAIRPHFRAWPSPGTTSHPAAFPRLAVSRHHVPSGRISAPGRLPAPRPIRPHFRAWPSPGTTSHPAAFPRLAVSRHHIPSGRMSAPGRLPAPHPIRPHVRTWPSPGTTSHPAACPHLAVSRHHIPSHAYWSVFRNH; encoded by the exons ATGTCCGCACCTGCCCGTCTCCCGGCACCACGTCCCATCCGGCCGCATGTCCGCACCTGCCCGTCTCCCGGCACCACGTCCCATCCGGCCGCATTTCCGCGCCTGGCCGTCTCCCGGCACCACGTCCCATCCGGCCGCATTTCCGCGCCTGGCCGTCTCCCGGCACCACGTCCCATCCGGCCGCATTTCCGCGCCTGGCCGTCTCCCGGCACCACGTCCCATCCGGCCGCATTTCCGCACCTGGCCGTCTCCTGGCACCACATCCCATCCGGCCGCATTTCCGCACCTGGCCGTCTCCCGGCACCACGTGCCATCCGGCCGCATTTCCGCGCCTGGCCGTCTCCCGGCACCACGTCCCATCCGGCCGCATTTCCGCGCCTGGCCGTCTCCCGGCACCACGTCCCATCCGGCCGCATTTCCGCGCCTGGCCGTCTCCCGGCACCACGTCCCATCCGGCCGCATTTCCGCGCCTGGCCGTCTCCCGGCACCACGTCCCATCCGGCCGCATTTCCGCGCCTGGCCGTCTCCCGGCACCACATCCCATCCGGCCGCATGTCCGCAC CTGGCCGTCTCCCGGCACCACATCCCATCCGGCCGCATGTCCGCAC CTGGCCGTCTCCCGGCACCACATCCCATCCGGCCGCATGTCCGCACCTGGCCGTCTCCCGGCACCACATCCCATCACACGCTTACTGGTCCGTGTTCCGGAACCACTGA
- the LOC125725171 gene encoding transmembrane protein 41A-A-like: MRSAFGLVAVVAVATFYLYLLSKFLPPAPRHLPGANEAEVQTEKEVEPEEYSLRFPSDLDELRVQAALLRFYRTEHASYVWLLFCSAYLYKQAFAIPGSSFLNILAGALFGPWEGLLLACVLTTFGSTLCFLLSRVFGRRYVVRLFPDKVALLQTKVEENRSSLLFFLLFLRFFPMTPNWLLNMASPVLNIPISLFILSVFIGLLPYNFICVRTGSILSEISSLDHIFTWATALQLLTLACVALLPGALLRRWGPRRLALGGLEHNGMGTRQKSE; encoded by the exons ATGCGCTCCGCTTTTGGTTTAGTTGCTGTGGTCGCGGTGGCTACTTTTTATCTTTACCTCCTGTCTAAATTTCTTCCACCGGCACCAAGACACCTTCCAGGGGCAAATGAGGCAGAGGTGCAAACGGAGAAAGAGGTAGAACCCGAAGAATACAG cctgcggTTCCCCTCAGACTTGGACGAGCTGCGGGTGCAGGCAGCCCTCCTGCGCTTCTACCGGACGGAACACGCCAGCTATGTGTGGCTGCTCTTCTGCAGCGCCTATCTCTATAAGCAGGCCTTTGCCATCCCCGGCTCCTCCTTCCTG AATATCCTGGCGGGGGCTCTGTTCGGACCATGGGAGGGCCTCCTTCTGGCATGTGTCCTCACCACCTTTGgctccacactctgcttcctccTGTCCCGTGTCTTTGGGAGGCGTTACGTCGTACGGCTGTTCCCGGAcaaggtggccctgctgcagaCCAAG GTGGAGGAGAATCGGAGCAGCCTGCTCTTTTTCCTGCTTTTCCTGAGGTTTTTCCCCATGACTCCTAATTGGCTCCTCAACATGGCATCGCCGGTCCTCAACATTCCTATTAGCTTGTTCATTCTCTCCGTCTTCATCG GTCTTCTCCCCTACAACTTCATCTGTGTACGCACTGGTTCCATCCTCTCAGAGATCTCCTCCCTGGATCACATCTTCACCTGGGCCACAGCTCTGCAGCTGCTCACCCTGGCCTGTGTGGCCCTTCTCCCGGGCGCCCTGCTCCGCCGCTGGGGTCCCCGCCGCCTGGCATTGGGGGGCCTTGAACACAATGGCATGGGCACCCGCCAGAAGAGCGAGTGA